The Sesamum indicum cultivar Zhongzhi No. 13 linkage group LG6, S_indicum_v1.0, whole genome shotgun sequence genome has a segment encoding these proteins:
- the LOC105164494 gene encoding uncharacterized protein LOC105164494 gives MIQLTQEALLALIRDASTRAAAQAVAQFVAQQPVNPPPPSPRRSRELSSAPEEEEQRREEVNCRISRPKVAQTQDRNLHSRKSFAPPPTWGAEDSHLPLGVAPPRRSPFASNIRAEALPTGLKVSNLSEYDGTGDPQEHLDKFYAKIDWYDLSDAAYCKVFRTTLSKRALAWFNQLPAGTISSLEQLVQRFLHHFSMNKKVPKTAAYLFTIRQREGETLRDFMQRFVDAVHEVPHVNQELLASIVQQNLQPGRFKESIAGKPPSAMEDLLVRSQKYIRIEESNALDPSLSGKRKGREEEKEPKKKEERKHVPPARFAHYTPLNAPRGEILMVAEQQGLISQWPTKMKDNPKRLKSDKYCRFHRDRGHTTEECHHLKNEIEKLIQRGHLKEYVNHYAQGRNFDRGPNVQTPRDDNYLTAGVIL, from the coding sequence ATGATTCAACTAACGCAGGAGGCTTTGCTAGCCTTGATTCGAGATGCGTCCACGCGAGCTGCGGCTCAAGCCGTGGCCCAATTTGTGGCGCAACAACCAGTGAACCCGCCCCCTCCTTCCCCTCGTAGAAGTCGAGAACTATCCTCGGCTCccgaggaggaggagcagAGGCGAGAGGAAGTAAATTGTCGGATTTCCAGACCCAAAGTTGCACAAACTCAAGATCGGAATCTCCATAGTCGAAAATCTTTCGCCCCCCCACCAACTTGGGGAGCCGAGGATTCCCACTTGCCGTTGGGTGTGGCACCTCCAAGACGGAGCCCATTTGCCTCCAACATTCGGGCAGAGGCGCTCCCAACTGGTCTCAAGGTGTCGAATCTGTCGGAGTATGATGGAACGGGAGACCCACAAGAACACTTAGACAAATTTTACGCCAAGATTGATTGGTACGATCTAAGTGACGCCGCTTACTGCAAGGTCTTCCGCACTACGCTGTCAAAACGCGCATTAGCCTGGTTCAACCAACTGCCCGCTGGAACTATTTCTAGTCTCGAGCAATTGGTTCAACGTTTCTTGCACCACTTCTCCATGAACAAAAAGGTCCCAAAAACGGCGGCATATCTGTTTACTATCCGTCAGAGGGAAGGCGAGACTCTGAGAGATTTCATGCAAAGGTTCGTAGATGCAGTGCATGAGGTTCCTCATGTTAACCAAGAGTTGTTAGCTAGTATTGTCCAACAGAATCTACAACCGGGAAGATTCAAAGAGTCTATAGCAGGCAAGCCCCCTAGCGCTATGGAAGATTTACTCGTGCGCTCCCAAAAATACATCCGGATTGAGGAGTCTAATGCTTTGGATCCTTCCCTTAGCGGCAAAAGGAAGGGtcgagaagaagaaaaagagccgaaaaagaaagaggaacgCAAGCATGTGCCTCCGGCGAGGTTTGCTCACTATACCCCTTTGAATGCTCCCAGGGGGGAGATATTAATGGTGGCGGAACAGCAAGGGTTAATCAGTCAATGGCCGacaaagatgaaagataaccCTAAGAGACTCAAATCCGACAAATATTGTCGTTTTCACCGAGACAGGGGACACACGACGGAGGAATGCCATCACCTGAagaatgagatagaaaaattgatccaGCGGGGACACTTAAAGGAGTATGTCAACCACTATGCACAAGGACGCAATTTTGACCGTGGGCCGAATGTGCAAACTCCTCGTGACGATAACTATCTCACCGCAGGAGTCATCCTGTGA